One window of the Oceanicaulis sp. genome contains the following:
- the murC gene encoding UDP-N-acetylmuramate--L-alanine ligase, translated as MPPIDLAASVAPVHFVGIGGIGMSGIAEVMLNLGYAVTGSDIKDSPNVQRLRDKGATIHIGHRPENVHGVGALVVSSAVKRDNPELAEARKQRTPVVRRAEMLAELMRLKHAVAVAGTHGKTTTTSLVAALMDAAGFDPTVINGGIISAYGSNAKMGEGDWMVVEADESDGSFLKLRGSVGIVTNIDPEHMEHYGSFDALKDAFDQFVHNLPFYGFAVLCIDHPEVQALAARIEDRRIITYGVSPQADVRIARLTMDPAGAGFDLMFQNRGREPEVWTALGLPMMGEHNVLNAAGAIAVVEALGGREDEIRKGLAGFSGVKRRFTVTGVANGVTVVDDYGHHPVEIAAVLKAARQRAGNGRVVAVMQPHRFSRLNALFEDFCTCFNDADSVLVTPVYSAGEDPIEGADRQGLVDGLSRHGHRDAAPTDRDSLTEDIAPRVKPGDLVVCLGAGDITAWAAELPERLEEKI; from the coding sequence ATGCCGCCCATCGACCTCGCCGCCTCTGTCGCTCCTGTTCACTTCGTCGGCATTGGCGGCATCGGGATGAGCGGCATCGCCGAAGTCATGCTCAATCTCGGCTATGCGGTCACGGGTTCGGACATCAAGGACAGCCCCAACGTCCAGCGCCTGCGCGACAAGGGCGCGACCATCCATATCGGCCACAGGCCGGAGAACGTGCACGGGGTCGGGGCGCTCGTGGTCTCGAGCGCGGTCAAGCGCGACAATCCCGAACTCGCCGAAGCCAGAAAGCAGCGTACGCCCGTGGTGCGCCGCGCCGAGATGCTCGCCGAGCTGATGCGGCTGAAGCATGCGGTCGCCGTCGCCGGAACGCACGGAAAGACCACCACGACCAGCCTCGTCGCCGCGCTGATGGACGCGGCCGGTTTCGACCCCACCGTGATCAACGGCGGGATCATCTCCGCCTACGGCTCGAACGCGAAAATGGGCGAGGGCGACTGGATGGTCGTCGAGGCCGACGAGAGCGACGGCAGCTTTCTGAAGCTGCGCGGCTCGGTCGGCATCGTCACCAACATCGACCCCGAGCACATGGAGCATTACGGCAGCTTCGACGCTCTGAAGGACGCCTTCGACCAGTTCGTCCACAATCTGCCCTTCTACGGCTTCGCGGTGCTGTGCATCGACCATCCTGAAGTGCAGGCGCTCGCCGCTCGGATCGAGGACCGGCGGATCATCACCTACGGGGTGAGCCCGCAGGCCGACGTGCGCATCGCGCGGCTGACCATGGACCCGGCCGGGGCGGGCTTTGATCTGATGTTCCAGAACCGCGGCCGCGAGCCGGAGGTCTGGACCGCGCTGGGCCTGCCGATGATGGGCGAGCACAACGTGCTGAACGCCGCGGGCGCCATCGCCGTTGTCGAGGCGCTGGGCGGCCGTGAGGACGAGATCCGGAAGGGCCTCGCCGGCTTCTCAGGCGTCAAGCGCCGCTTCACGGTCACCGGCGTGGCGAACGGGGTCACGGTCGTCGACGATTACGGCCACCACCCGGTGGAGATCGCCGCGGTGTTGAAAGCCGCCCGCCAGCGCGCCGGGAACGGCCGCGTGGTCGCGGTCATGCAGCCCCACCGTTTCTCGCGGCTCAACGCCCTGTTTGAAGACTTCTGCACCTGCTTCAACGACGCCGACAGCGTGCTGGTCACGCCCGTCTACTCCGCTGGCGAAGATCCGATCGAAGGCGCGGACCGGCAGGGCCTGGTGGACGGGCTCTCCCGCCACGGCCACCGCGACGCCGCGCCCACCGATCGCGACAGCCTGACCGAGGACATCGCCCCGCGCGTGAAACCCGGCGACCTCGTGGTGTGCCTGGGCGCAGGCGACATCACCGCCTGGGCCGCCGAACTGCCCGAGCGGCTGGAGGAAAAGATTTGA
- the murB gene encoding UDP-N-acetylmuramate dehydrogenase yields the protein MSFPSILDRLPEVRGKYVENAPLSDFSWLRVGGPAQVLYMPADEADLARFLAETPRDIDVRVVGAVSNTLVRDGGLPGVTIKLTPAFGQVEAEDGAKIRAGAAALDKMVAKKAAKAGVGGLEFYVGVPGTIGGALVMNAGCYGTETKDRLIEAVALDRQGRRQVVPAERFGYAYRHSDIPADWIFTEALFQGEADDPEAVTRRMDEITERRESSQPIREKTSGSTFKNPDPEESGGKSAWQLVDAAGWRGKPIGGARFSEQHCNFLINDGTATAADLETLGETVRAEVKEKFGVELHWEVRRVGEPANG from the coding sequence ATGAGCTTTCCTTCCATACTCGACCGCCTGCCCGAGGTGCGCGGCAAATATGTCGAGAACGCCCCGCTGTCGGACTTTTCCTGGCTGCGCGTGGGCGGTCCGGCGCAGGTGCTCTACATGCCCGCCGACGAGGCCGATCTGGCCCGTTTCCTGGCCGAGACCCCGCGCGATATCGACGTGAGGGTGGTCGGCGCGGTGTCCAACACGCTGGTGCGCGACGGCGGCTTGCCGGGCGTGACGATCAAGCTCACCCCGGCTTTCGGTCAGGTCGAGGCCGAGGACGGCGCGAAGATCCGCGCCGGGGCGGCGGCGCTGGACAAGATGGTCGCGAAGAAAGCGGCCAAGGCCGGCGTGGGCGGTCTGGAGTTTTATGTCGGCGTGCCCGGCACGATCGGCGGGGCGCTGGTGATGAACGCGGGCTGCTACGGGACCGAGACCAAGGACCGGCTGATCGAGGCGGTGGCGCTGGACCGTCAGGGCCGCCGTCAGGTCGTGCCCGCCGAGCGCTTCGGCTACGCCTACCGCCATTCCGACATTCCCGCAGACTGGATCTTCACCGAGGCCCTGTTTCAGGGCGAGGCGGACGATCCCGAGGCGGTGACCAGGCGCATGGACGAGATCACCGAGCGGCGCGAAAGCTCCCAGCCGATCCGGGAGAAGACGTCCGGCTCGACCTTCAAGAACCCCGATCCTGAAGAGAGCGGCGGCAAGTCCGCCTGGCAGCTCGTCGATGCGGCGGGCTGGCGCGGCAAACCGATCGGCGGGGCGCGCTTTTCAGAGCAGCACTGCAATTTCCTGATCAATGACGGCACAGCGACCGCCGCCGATCTGGAGACCTTGGGCGAGACGGTCCGCGCCGAGGTGAAGGAGAAGTTCGGCGTCGAGCTCCACTGGGAGGTCCGCCGCGTGGGAGAGCCTGCGAATGGCTAA
- a CDS encoding D-alanine--D-alanine ligase has product MAKKIAVLMGGLSAEREVSLSSAKKCIAALKARGHEVVEIDPRDADWPDQIKAAKPDLAFNALHGEWGEDGRIQGVLEYLRVPYTHSGVLASALAMDKQRAKGVLEAAGVRCPEGLLANRFEAAKTHLMDPPYVAKPNAQGSSMGVIIVREGEASPPEILGSDDWPYGDEVLIEKFIPGRELTVAVMGDRALAVTEIVPKTAFYDFEAKYADGGSAHQIPADIPEDIERYCLKAALDAHQIIGCRGLTRSDFRYDPETGKVWLLEINTQPGMTPTSLAPEQAAYCGIDFADLVEWMAEDASCLR; this is encoded by the coding sequence ATGGCTAAGAAGATCGCCGTCCTGATGGGCGGGCTGTCCGCCGAGCGCGAGGTCTCTCTGTCCTCGGCGAAGAAATGCATCGCCGCGCTCAAGGCCCGGGGCCATGAGGTGGTGGAGATCGACCCGCGCGACGCCGACTGGCCCGATCAGATCAAGGCGGCGAAACCCGATCTCGCCTTCAATGCGCTTCACGGCGAGTGGGGCGAGGACGGGCGGATCCAGGGCGTGCTGGAATATCTGCGCGTGCCCTACACCCATTCCGGCGTGCTCGCCTCGGCTCTGGCCATGGACAAGCAGCGCGCCAAGGGCGTGCTGGAAGCCGCCGGCGTCAGATGCCCCGAAGGCCTTCTGGCGAACCGGTTCGAGGCGGCGAAGACCCACCTGATGGACCCGCCCTATGTGGCCAAGCCGAACGCGCAGGGCTCCTCGATGGGCGTGATCATCGTGCGCGAGGGCGAGGCGTCCCCGCCGGAGATTTTGGGATCGGACGACTGGCCCTACGGCGACGAGGTGCTGATCGAAAAATTCATCCCCGGCCGCGAGCTCACCGTCGCCGTGATGGGCGACCGGGCGCTGGCGGTGACCGAGATCGTGCCGAAAACCGCGTTCTACGATTTCGAGGCGAAATACGCCGACGGCGGCTCTGCTCACCAGATCCCCGCCGACATCCCCGAAGACATCGAGCGTTACTGCCTGAAGGCCGCGCTCGACGCCCATCAGATCATCGGATGCCGCGGGCTGACCCGGTCCGATTTCCGCTATGATCCTGAAACCGGTAAGGTTTGGTTACTCGAAATTAATACCCAACCGGGCATGACTCCGACATCGCTCGCGCCTGAACAGGCGGCTTATTGCGGGATCGACTTCGCCGATCTCGTCGAGTGGATGGCGGAGGACGCGTCTTGTCTAAGGTAG
- a CDS encoding cell division protein FtsQ/DivIB produces the protein MSKVGRAGVRDSTKGAGSRRKAKPKTTKSPSRLGNWAAAQWRAARHRAGYAIKLVSLAGLVLGGLTLGVLALLGRLDDTGAAVLAFSSEKLAETGHTVAWLDVAGAERLTHEEIAALIGAAPGTGLADIDLAAARETLQAQSWVKSADVLRLWPDRLAVLITERRPRALWQLEEVYRVIDADGVVIDGADPADHLDLPRVVGAGANTGADEILSLVALHPEIAARTRFAIKVGERRWSLRLENNGEILLPADDPASALATLSALHAERGVLDYDAQIIDLRNTGEMVMRPWPDRAAEAAGRGA, from the coding sequence TTGTCTAAGGTAGGGCGCGCCGGCGTACGCGACTCTACCAAAGGCGCAGGCTCCCGGCGCAAGGCAAAGCCGAAAACGACCAAAAGCCCGAGCCGGCTGGGCAACTGGGCGGCTGCGCAATGGCGCGCCGCACGCCACCGTGCGGGCTATGCGATCAAGCTGGTTTCGCTCGCCGGGCTGGTGCTGGGCGGGCTGACGCTCGGCGTGCTCGCCCTGCTGGGCCGGCTCGACGACACCGGCGCGGCGGTGCTCGCCTTTTCCAGCGAGAAGCTCGCCGAAACCGGCCATACCGTCGCCTGGCTCGACGTCGCCGGGGCGGAGCGTCTCACGCACGAAGAGATCGCCGCGCTGATCGGCGCGGCGCCGGGCACGGGCCTTGCCGATATCGACCTCGCCGCAGCGCGCGAGACCCTGCAGGCGCAAAGCTGGGTGAAGTCCGCCGACGTGCTGCGCCTCTGGCCCGACCGCCTGGCGGTGCTGATCACCGAGCGGCGGCCGCGCGCGCTGTGGCAGCTCGAAGAAGTCTACCGCGTGATCGACGCGGACGGGGTGGTCATCGACGGCGCCGATCCGGCCGATCATCTCGACCTGCCGCGCGTCGTGGGCGCCGGCGCGAACACCGGCGCGGACGAAATCCTGAGCCTCGTCGCGCTGCACCCCGAGATCGCCGCGCGCACCCGCTTCGCCATCAAGGTGGGCGAGCGGCGCTGGTCGCTGCGGCTCGAGAACAACGGCGAGATCCTGCTGCCCGCCGACGATCCGGCGAGCGCGCTGGCCACGCTGAGCGCGCTTCACGCCGAACGCGGCGTGCTCGATTACGACGCGCAGATCATCGATCTCAGAAACACCGGCGAAATGGTGATGCGGCCCTGGCCGGACCGCGCCGCCGAAGCCGCCGGACGGGGAGCGTGA
- the ftsA gene encoding cell division protein FtsA, whose protein sequence is MSRIRAGKAEPGAAPRKPGVYAALDIGAAKTICFIAKTEQTLAGLRPRVIGVGHQSTRGVRAGAVVDMDAAAESVRAAVENAERMAGHTITEVTLSASAGAPGSARIDAQLDLASSEVADRDLRKLLNSALREHHEPGRAILHALPMSWRVDGHRGVKDPRGMFGETLGVDLHVISAAADPLKNLVACVERCQLTVAGIAATPYAAGLAVLTADEMELGALVIDMGAHTTTLAVFAEGVLQHVDALPVGGAHVTSDIARGLQTTVSAAERVKALYGCALDSPDDDQQMIEVPPLGGGSTSTMTQHPRALLNAVIRPRLEEIFELLRDRLDAAGAARAAGRSMVLTGGASQLPGTAELAGRVLGKQGRIGRPDSLAGLGDAVSGPGFSACAGVIKRAVGGPVEAISGPPVLHPSGDRRRAPAASERGPAAVLRWFAESF, encoded by the coding sequence ATGAGCAGGATCAGGGCCGGCAAGGCCGAACCGGGCGCCGCGCCGCGCAAGCCCGGCGTCTACGCTGCGCTCGACATCGGCGCGGCCAAGACGATCTGCTTCATCGCCAAGACCGAGCAGACCCTGGCGGGCCTGCGTCCCCGCGTCATCGGCGTGGGCCATCAGTCCACCCGCGGCGTGCGCGCCGGCGCTGTCGTGGACATGGACGCAGCGGCGGAAAGCGTGCGCGCGGCGGTGGAGAACGCCGAGCGCATGGCCGGCCACACCATCACCGAAGTCACGCTGTCGGCCTCGGCCGGCGCGCCGGGCAGCGCGCGCATCGACGCCCAGCTCGATCTGGCCTCCAGCGAAGTCGCCGACCGCGATCTCAGAAAGCTTTTGAACTCCGCCCTGCGCGAGCATCACGAGCCGGGCCGGGCCATCCTGCACGCGCTGCCGATGAGCTGGCGCGTGGACGGCCATCGCGGGGTGAAGGACCCGCGCGGCATGTTCGGCGAGACTCTCGGCGTGGACCTTCACGTGATCAGCGCTGCGGCCGATCCGCTGAAGAACCTCGTCGCCTGCGTTGAGCGCTGCCAGCTCACCGTCGCAGGGATAGCCGCCACGCCCTATGCGGCGGGCCTCGCCGTGCTGACCGCCGACGAGATGGAGCTCGGCGCGCTCGTGATCGACATGGGCGCGCACACCACCACGCTGGCGGTTTTCGCCGAGGGCGTGCTGCAGCATGTCGACGCGCTGCCCGTGGGCGGCGCGCACGTCACCAGCGACATCGCGCGGGGGCTTCAGACCACCGTGAGCGCGGCCGAGCGGGTCAAGGCGCTCTATGGCTGCGCGCTCGACAGCCCTGACGACGACCAGCAGATGATCGAGGTCCCGCCCTTGGGCGGCGGTTCCACCTCGACCATGACCCAGCATCCGCGCGCGCTTCTGAACGCGGTGATCCGCCCGCGCCTCGAGGAAATCTTCGAGCTTCTAAGAGACCGTCTCGACGCCGCCGGCGCTGCGCGCGCCGCGGGCCGCTCCATGGTGCTCACCGGTGGCGCCTCGCAGCTGCCCGGAACGGCGGAACTCGCAGGCCGGGTGCTCGGAAAGCAGGGCCGTATCGGCCGCCCCGACAGCCTCGCCGGGCTGGGCGACGCGGTCTCAGGACCCGGCTTTTCGGCCTGTGCAGGCGTGATCAAGCGCGCCGTGGGCGGCCCGGTCGAAGCGATTTCGGGACCGCCGGTGCTGCATCCGTCCGGCGATCGCCGCCGCGCGCCAGCCGCCTCCGAGCGCGGCCCCGCCGCCGTGCTGCGCTGGTTCGCCGAAAGCTTCTGA
- the ftsZ gene encoding cell division protein FtsZ: MPLNLSAPESTELKPRILVFGVGGAGGNAVNNMIDAELEGVDFVVANTDAQALARARTDRRVQMGAGITEGLGAGARPEVGEQAAEDSLAEITEYLQGAHMVFITAGMGGGTGTGAAPVIARAARELNILTVGVITKPFHFEGTRRMRIAESGIERLQQHVDTLIIIPNQNLFRIATEKTTFAEAFGMADQVLHSGVRGITDLMVMPGLINLDFADVRTVMNEMGKAMMGTGEASGDKRAVEAAHNAINNPLLDDVSMKGAKGVLINITGGMDMTLYEVDEAANEIRNEVDPDANIIVGSTFDPELDGIIRVSVVATGIDAEEAQQPVRRPDNVTPAWKGRETRPQRQVEPMVRRAADAVAVNESPRAETPAAARAEAPRTVEAHAAEPVSQPEIDTYAEPHKPAVVETRERLERELSAPRAAAPRTEHPRAREAEPEQPRRGLSLFGRRPKPAPQPEHRPDPLSTRRAEAPRAQASPVQSTGGDLFGDNVDETDLEIPAFLRRQAN; the protein is encoded by the coding sequence ATGCCTCTCAATCTGTCCGCGCCGGAATCCACCGAGCTGAAGCCGCGCATCCTTGTTTTCGGGGTCGGCGGCGCCGGCGGCAACGCGGTCAACAACATGATCGACGCCGAGCTTGAAGGCGTCGACTTCGTGGTGGCCAACACCGACGCGCAGGCTCTGGCCCGCGCGCGCACCGATCGCCGCGTGCAGATGGGTGCGGGCATCACCGAAGGTCTGGGCGCCGGGGCGCGCCCCGAGGTGGGCGAGCAGGCGGCCGAGGACTCTCTGGCGGAGATCACCGAATACCTGCAGGGCGCACACATGGTCTTCATCACCGCCGGCATGGGCGGCGGCACCGGGACGGGGGCGGCCCCGGTGATCGCACGCGCCGCGCGGGAGCTGAACATCCTGACCGTGGGCGTGATCACCAAGCCCTTCCACTTCGAAGGCACCCGCCGCATGCGCATCGCGGAGTCCGGTATCGAACGGCTCCAGCAGCATGTCGACACGCTGATCATCATCCCCAACCAGAACCTGTTCCGGATCGCCACCGAGAAGACGACCTTCGCCGAAGCCTTCGGCATGGCCGACCAGGTGCTGCATTCGGGCGTGCGCGGCATCACCGACCTGATGGTCATGCCCGGCCTGATCAACCTCGACTTCGCCGACGTGCGCACGGTGATGAACGAGATGGGCAAGGCGATGATGGGCACCGGCGAAGCCAGCGGCGACAAGCGCGCCGTGGAAGCCGCCCACAACGCGATCAACAACCCGCTTCTCGACGACGTGTCGATGAAGGGCGCCAAGGGCGTGCTCATCAACATCACCGGCGGCATGGACATGACGCTGTATGAAGTCGACGAGGCGGCCAACGAGATCCGCAACGAGGTCGATCCGGACGCCAACATCATCGTGGGCTCCACTTTCGACCCCGAGCTGGACGGGATCATCCGCGTTTCGGTCGTGGCCACCGGCATCGACGCGGAAGAGGCCCAGCAGCCGGTCCGCCGTCCCGACAACGTCACCCCGGCCTGGAAAGGCCGCGAGACCCGGCCCCAGCGCCAGGTCGAGCCGATGGTGCGCCGCGCCGCGGACGCCGTCGCGGTGAACGAAAGCCCGCGCGCCGAAACCCCGGCCGCCGCGCGCGCCGAAGCGCCGCGCACTGTCGAGGCCCACGCCGCCGAACCGGTCTCCCAGCCCGAGATCGACACCTACGCCGAGCCGCACAAGCCGGCCGTGGTGGAGACCCGCGAACGGCTCGAGCGCGAACTGTCCGCGCCGCGCGCCGCCGCGCCCCGCACCGAGCATCCGCGCGCCCGTGAGGCCGAGCCCGAGCAGCCGCGCCGCGGCCTGTCGCTCTTCGGCCGCCGGCCCAAGCCCGCGCCGCAGCCCGAACACCGCCCCGACCCGCTGAGCACCCGCCGAGCCGAAGCCCCGCGCGCGCAAGCCAGCCCGGTTCAGTCCACCGGCGGCGATCTTTTCGGCGACAATGTCGACGAGACCGATCTGGAAATCCCCGCCTTCCTGCGCCGTCAGGCGAACTAG